One Astatotilapia calliptera chromosome 1, fAstCal1.2, whole genome shotgun sequence DNA segment encodes these proteins:
- the map2k5 gene encoding dual specificity mitogen-activated protein kinase kinase 5 isoform X4: MENNNGGVCALQSHDRLNTDSAMNTEAIVIRIKTPTGDMDSSVDCPSLLNFNDLLVAIRDVMPEATVTAFEYEDEVGDRITVRSDEELKAMLSYYCNTMNEQRMNGLLPDPLQIFPRAGKTPGIRNIHGLKVNTRPNPANDCSHAVPDSIANNSLKKSSAELKRILTNGQINAQDIHYQEQLGHGNGGTVYKAYHVHGKRVLAVKVIPLDITVELQKQIMSELEILYKCDSPYIITFFSAFFVENRISICTEFMDGGSLDVYKRIPEHVLGRIAVAVVKGLTYLWSLKILHRDVKPSNMLVNTRGRVKLCDFGVSTQLVNSIAKTYVGTNAYMAPERISGEQYGIHADVWSAGISFMELALGMFPYPQIQKNQGSLMPLQLLQCIVDEARELSLLSVPYRPVPASAVLWRKRQEDNLSLDS; the protein is encoded by the exons GTTAAATACTGACAGCGCAATGAACACCGAGGCGATAGTGATCCGAATAAAAACGCCGACAGGAGACATGGACTCGTCCGTGGACTGTCCGTCTCTTCTGAACTTCAATGACTTGCTC GTCGCAATCAGAGATGTCATGCCTGAAGCCACTGTCACGGCCTTTGAAT acgAAGATGAGGTGGGAGACAGAATCACAGTAAGAAGTGATGAAGAACTCAAAGCCATGTTGTCATAT TACTGCAACACAATGAATGAACAACGCATGAATGGACTGCTGCCGGACCCTCTGCAGATTTTTCCAAGAG CCGGCAAGACTCCAGGGATCCGGAACATACATGGCCTGAAG GTTAATACAAGGCCTAATCCAGCAAATGACTGCAGTCACGCTGTCCCAGACTCTATAGCTAACAACAG CTTAAAAAAGTCATCTGCAGAGCTGAAGAGGATCTTGACAAATGGCCAG ATAAATGCCCAAGATATCCACTATCAGGAGCAACTTGGCCATGGAAATGGAGGCACAGTTTACAA AGCGTACCACGTTCACGGCAAACGGGTTTTAGCTGTCAAG GTCATTCCCCTGGATATCACGGTGGAGTTACAGAAGCAAATCATGTCAGAATTAGAAATTCTCTACAAG TGTGATTCTCCCTACATCATCACTTTCTTCAGTGCCTTTTTTGTAGAGAACAGGATATCAATATGCACAGAATTTATGGACG GTGGCTCATTGGACGTCTACAAAAGAATTCCAGAGCACGTGCTTGGAAGGATTGCTGTGGCG GTAGTCAAAGGCCTGACGTATCTGTGGAGCCTGAAGATACTTCACAGAG ATGTCAAGCCTTCCAATATGCTGGTGAACACCCGAGGACGAGTCAAGCTCTGTGACTTTGGTGTCAGCACACAG CTGGTGAATTCCATCGCCAAAACATACGTGGGAACTAATGCATACATGGCG CCGGAAAGGATATCAGGAGAACAGTATGGGATCCATGCAGATGTCTGGAGTGCGGGCATCTCTTTCATGGAG CTGGCGCTTGGCATGTTCCCGTATCCACAG ATTCAGAAAAACCAAGGATCTTTAATG CCTCTCCAGTTACTGCAATGCATTGTTGATGAG GCAAGAGAGCTCTCATTGTTGTCCGTGCCGTACCGTCCCGTCCCAGCTAGTGCAGTGCTTTGGAGGAAGAGACAAGAGGATAACCTCTCTCTGGACAGTTGA